In Prochlorococcus marinus str. MIT 1214, one DNA window encodes the following:
- a CDS encoding glucose-6-phosphate dehydrogenase assembly protein OpcA, translating to MSPQLTLQTPLQLPPAEIPTYLEQLWSHDERGDKGANTFCLIVWQPAWIEQKLVKTGKISGPVVGSQRNDLIEAAREIILKGDLPNSTSPLDFRVQSSIQSEKLIKNVEDLRGQHIDTSISNLQPRRLITIAPTIENENNLETLVAAYCPLPEEGGGKTACGDVIVLRGNNAAINDGLEIVETLVPDELPSWLWWNGRIDEAPEFLNALALPNRRLIIDTALGKPKVCLNLLLQRIQSGQAVNDLNWLRLRGWRETLAMVFDPLQRRNALNNLQKIDIDIEGSQTVQGLLLAAWIADRLNWKLENCIFSKEDQLKVSFIRPDKNLVEVGITSLPIGKPSINPGQIVGLRLIAKAKSKQNNDICVILASESGECMRLEAGGMARMELIEQVVPIQKNSLENDVARLLSSSRGNTSPLLASAAPIAKQMLDLINQAK from the coding sequence ATGTCTCCTCAATTAACGCTCCAAACACCTCTTCAGTTACCTCCAGCTGAAATTCCTACTTATCTTGAGCAGCTCTGGTCTCATGACGAGCGAGGAGATAAAGGTGCCAACACTTTTTGTTTGATTGTCTGGCAACCTGCTTGGATTGAACAAAAATTAGTCAAAACAGGAAAAATATCTGGCCCAGTAGTAGGTAGTCAAAGGAATGATCTTATAGAAGCTGCAAGAGAAATTATTTTAAAAGGAGATCTGCCTAATAGCACCTCACCACTAGATTTCAGAGTTCAATCTTCAATTCAATCTGAAAAGTTAATTAAAAATGTAGAAGACCTTAGGGGGCAACACATTGACACTTCAATAAGTAATTTGCAACCTCGAAGATTAATAACCATTGCGCCAACAATTGAAAATGAAAATAATTTAGAAACTTTAGTAGCAGCATATTGTCCTCTTCCTGAAGAAGGTGGCGGTAAAACAGCTTGTGGTGACGTAATTGTTTTAAGAGGTAATAACGCCGCAATTAATGATGGACTTGAAATTGTTGAAACTCTTGTTCCTGATGAACTTCCCTCTTGGTTGTGGTGGAATGGAAGAATTGATGAGGCCCCTGAATTCCTTAATGCTCTAGCACTCCCAAATAGAAGATTAATTATTGATACTGCGCTAGGCAAACCAAAAGTCTGCTTGAATTTATTGCTTCAAAGAATTCAATCTGGGCAAGCTGTTAACGACCTGAATTGGCTTCGTCTTAGAGGTTGGAGAGAAACTTTAGCGATGGTTTTTGATCCACTTCAAAGAAGAAATGCTCTTAATAATTTACAAAAAATTGATATAGATATTGAAGGTTCTCAAACAGTTCAAGGTCTTTTACTTGCTGCATGGATTGCAGATCGCCTCAATTGGAAACTTGAAAATTGCATATTCTCAAAAGAAGATCAGCTGAAAGTTAGTTTTATTCGTCCTGACAAAAATCTTGTTGAAGTTGGTATTACGTCACTACCTATTGGTAAGCCAAGCATAAATCCTGGACAAATAGTTGGTTTGAGATTGATTGCAAAAGCCAAAAGCAAACAAAACAACGATATTTGTGTAATCCTCGCATCAGAATCTGGGGAATGTATGAGATTAGAAGCTGGAGGCATGGCAAGGATGGAACTTATTGAACAAGTCGTTCCTATTCAAAAAAATTCATTAGAAAATGATGTCGCTCGTTTACTCTCCAGCAGTAGAGGTAATACAAGCCCTTTACTTGCTAGTGCAGCACCAATAGCGAAACAAATGCTTGATTTAATTAATCAAGCCAAATAA
- a CDS encoding FAD-binding oxidoreductase, protein MAYSETKVVIGGLAHIPIIIGFFYLIRRQYSFGAMLRTGKNALSEKVKAAPAKASAAAPAKPAAAAPAKAAAKPAAAAPAKAAAKKPHADVPVNTYKPKAPFTGTVTENYSALKEGAIGKVQHITFDISGGDPDFKYVEGQSCGILAAGEDAKGKPHRARLYSIASTRYGDNFAGNTLSLCVRQLQYEKDGETINGVCSTYLCNLSPGDKVKISGPVGKEMLLPEEEDSNIIMLATGTGIAPMRAYLRRMFEPTEIEKHKWNFKGKAWLFMGAPKTANLLYDDDFEHYKSKFPDNLRYTKAISREEKNKKGGRMYIQDRVLEHSEEIFNMIENPKTHIYLCGLKGMEPGIDEAMTTAAAAKGLDWSELRPKLRKAGRWHAETY, encoded by the coding sequence ATGGCTTACTCAGAGACAAAGGTAGTTATTGGTGGTCTTGCACATATTCCTATCATAATTGGTTTTTTCTACCTTATACGCAGGCAATATTCCTTTGGGGCAATGCTGCGAACTGGGAAGAATGCTTTAAGCGAAAAAGTTAAAGCAGCTCCTGCTAAAGCGTCTGCGGCAGCTCCTGCTAAACCGGCTGCGGCTGCTCCTGCTAAAGCGGCTGCTAAACCGGCTGCGGCTGCTCCTGCTAAAGCGGCTGCAAAGAAACCACATGCAGATGTACCAGTTAATACATATAAACCAAAAGCACCTTTCACAGGAACAGTAACTGAAAATTATTCAGCACTAAAAGAAGGAGCGATAGGGAAAGTTCAACATATAACCTTTGATATATCAGGTGGAGACCCAGACTTTAAATATGTTGAAGGTCAAAGTTGCGGAATACTTGCCGCAGGTGAAGATGCAAAAGGCAAGCCTCATAGAGCAAGACTTTATTCAATAGCTAGCACAAGATACGGTGATAACTTTGCAGGAAATACATTATCTTTATGTGTTCGCCAACTTCAATACGAAAAAGATGGTGAAACAATAAATGGGGTTTGCTCTACCTACCTTTGTAATCTATCTCCTGGAGATAAAGTAAAGATCAGCGGACCAGTGGGCAAAGAGATGCTTCTCCCAGAGGAAGAAGATTCAAACATAATAATGCTTGCCACAGGTACAGGCATAGCGCCAATGAGAGCATATTTAAGAAGGATGTTTGAACCTACCGAAATTGAAAAACACAAGTGGAATTTCAAAGGAAAAGCTTGGTTATTTATGGGAGCACCAAAGACAGCTAACTTGCTTTACGATGATGATTTTGAACACTACAAATCAAAATTCCCCGATAATCTTAGATATACCAAAGCAATCAGCAGAGAAGAAAAGAATAAAAAAGGAGGAAGAATGTATATTCAGGACAGGGTCCTTGAACATTCTGAGGAAATCTTCAATATGATTGAGAATCCTAAAACTCATATTTACTTGTGTGGGTTAAAAGGAATGGAGCCAGGTATAGATGAGGCAATGACAACTGCAGCTGCGGCAAAAGGTTTGGACTGGTCTGAACTTAGACCTAAACTCAGAAAAGCAGGCAGATGGCATGCTGAGACCTACTAA
- a CDS encoding cobyrinate a,c-diamide synthase, which produces MACVISSISSNSGKTLLSLLLISWLKSINKTVQTFKVGPDYLDPQQLTAVSKKACRNLDLILSGENWVKENFNHFGGLSDYSFVEGVMGLFDGIGSTSKGSTAELAKVLSLPVVLIVDARGKAASLAALIKGFTEHDKELKIAGVVLNNVQSPRHEKILLEVLNRINIKSLGCIPNCEDLYLTGSNLGLAPAHEIQNLEIKVKKWASIAKDYLDIESFRKLLSAPEYSNKTINFLTKKESKIIYPIAIAEDKAFHFRYEETKELLEENGMPTITWKPLENELIPKEAKGLIIPGGFPERHAKQLSSSTISLNSIKIFSKKFPIYAECGGMMLLGKSIFDFEGREYSMAGILPFKAKKGNLKIGYREAKSKNKSPITSPGNKIIGHEFHRWEIINESYNSEINCLWDIKGWDLEIKNEGFCNHLIHASWIHLHWASSPLILENWKKSIIKHA; this is translated from the coding sequence ATGGCATGCGTAATCTCTTCTATTTCTAGTAATAGTGGTAAAACTCTTTTAAGTCTTCTTTTAATTTCTTGGTTAAAAAGTATAAATAAAACAGTACAGACTTTTAAAGTTGGACCTGATTATTTAGACCCTCAACAACTCACCGCAGTTTCAAAAAAAGCTTGCCGAAATCTTGATTTAATTCTCTCCGGTGAAAATTGGGTTAAAGAAAATTTTAATCACTTCGGAGGGTTATCTGATTATTCTTTTGTCGAAGGGGTGATGGGATTATTCGATGGAATTGGAAGTACTTCAAAAGGGAGCACAGCAGAATTAGCTAAGGTTTTAAGTTTACCAGTAGTCCTTATTGTTGATGCAAGAGGTAAGGCAGCATCATTAGCAGCTTTAATAAAAGGATTTACAGAACATGATAAAGAATTAAAAATTGCAGGGGTTGTTCTCAATAATGTTCAAAGTCCTAGACATGAAAAAATATTATTGGAAGTTCTTAATCGCATCAATATAAAGTCATTAGGTTGCATTCCTAATTGCGAAGACTTATATCTTACAGGAAGTAATTTAGGTTTAGCTCCAGCTCATGAAATTCAGAATTTAGAAATTAAAGTTAAAAAGTGGGCATCGATAGCCAAAGATTATTTAGACATTGAAAGTTTTAGAAAACTTTTATCAGCGCCAGAATATAGCAACAAAACAATTAATTTCTTGACAAAGAAAGAATCAAAAATCATCTACCCAATTGCTATCGCTGAAGACAAAGCTTTCCATTTTAGGTATGAAGAAACAAAAGAATTATTAGAAGAAAACGGAATGCCAACAATTACTTGGAAACCACTAGAAAATGAGCTGATTCCAAAAGAAGCTAAAGGGTTAATAATACCTGGTGGTTTTCCTGAGAGACATGCAAAGCAATTAAGTAGTTCAACAATAAGCCTGAACTCAATAAAAATATTTTCAAAAAAGTTTCCTATATATGCTGAATGTGGAGGAATGATGCTTTTGGGTAAAAGTATATTTGATTTTGAAGGGAGAGAATATTCAATGGCTGGGATATTACCTTTTAAGGCCAAAAAGGGTAATTTAAAAATCGGTTATAGAGAAGCGAAGAGTAAAAATAAAAGTCCTATTACCTCACCTGGAAATAAAATAATAGGACATGAATTTCATCGTTGGGAAATAATTAATGAAAGCTATAATTCAGAAATAAATTGCCTATGGGATATCAAAGGATGGGATTTAGAAATTAAAAATGAAGGTTTTTGTAATCATTTAATTCATGCAAGCTGGATACATCTACATTGGGCAAGTTCGCCTCTTATACTAGAAAATTGGAAAAAATCTATTATTAAACATGCCTGA
- the zwf gene encoding glucose-6-phosphate dehydrogenase — protein sequence MSMPVTNPLRIGLRQERVVPPQCLVIFGASGDLTHRKLVPALFELFKQRRLPSEFAVLGCARRPWNDEIFKEKMEEALASQIKESPKEWELFSQNLFYEPVDLQQPEHLVKLGERLEIIDKLRATHGNRTFYLSVSPKFYGSGCRALAAAGLLKDPKRSRVVIEKPFGRDFNSAQSLNSLVQACAQESQIFRIDHYLGKETVQNILVLRFANTIFEPIWNRNYISSVQITSSETVGVEDRAGYYESSGALRDMVQNHLTQMLALTAMEPPGHFDPEAIRNEKAKVLQAVKLANEEKPWECCVRGQYSRGGSNEDPLLGYREEPGVNPNSTTETYVAMKLFIDNWRWQGVPFYVRTGKRLAKRLSEVVLTFREAPVHLFDAAGGCPTSNQLILRIQPNEGAEFSFEVKSPGSGMRSRPVNMEFSYDESFGEPSDEGYVRLLADAMLGDPTLFTRSDEVEAAWRLYTPLLEKIEDSPWELPVYQYESRTWGPTESDLLIGKDQLLWRRP from the coding sequence ATGAGCATGCCAGTAACAAACCCATTGAGAATCGGTCTTCGCCAAGAGCGGGTAGTTCCTCCTCAATGTCTGGTTATTTTTGGTGCCTCAGGTGATCTGACTCACAGGAAACTTGTTCCTGCTCTATTTGAGCTTTTTAAGCAACGAAGATTACCAAGTGAGTTTGCAGTTTTAGGCTGTGCAAGAAGACCATGGAATGATGAAATATTTAAAGAAAAAATGGAAGAAGCCCTTGCTTCTCAAATAAAAGAAAGTCCTAAAGAATGGGAACTATTTTCTCAAAATCTTTTCTATGAACCTGTAGACTTGCAGCAACCAGAACACCTAGTAAAACTTGGGGAAAGACTTGAAATAATTGATAAGTTAAGAGCAACTCACGGCAATCGAACTTTTTACCTTTCAGTATCTCCCAAATTCTATGGAAGTGGGTGTAGAGCTTTAGCAGCCGCAGGATTATTGAAAGATCCCAAGCGGAGCAGGGTTGTCATTGAAAAACCTTTTGGAAGAGACTTCAATAGCGCTCAGTCACTTAATTCTCTCGTTCAGGCTTGTGCTCAAGAAAGTCAAATATTTCGAATAGATCATTATTTAGGCAAAGAAACCGTTCAAAACATTCTTGTTCTTAGATTTGCAAATACAATTTTCGAACCTATTTGGAATAGGAACTATATTTCGAGTGTTCAAATTACTAGTTCCGAAACAGTTGGAGTTGAAGATCGTGCTGGATATTACGAATCTTCAGGCGCCTTAAGGGATATGGTTCAAAACCATCTAACCCAAATGCTTGCTCTAACAGCAATGGAACCACCTGGACATTTTGATCCAGAAGCCATTAGGAATGAAAAAGCCAAAGTTCTTCAAGCAGTCAAACTTGCTAATGAAGAAAAGCCTTGGGAATGTTGCGTTAGGGGACAGTACTCAAGGGGAGGTAGCAATGAAGATCCGCTTCTTGGGTACAGAGAAGAACCAGGTGTTAATCCAAACAGCACAACCGAAACATATGTAGCAATGAAGCTTTTCATAGATAATTGGAGATGGCAAGGAGTTCCTTTTTATGTGAGAACAGGGAAACGATTAGCCAAGAGACTTAGTGAGGTTGTTCTTACTTTTAGAGAAGCTCCTGTTCACCTTTTTGATGCAGCAGGTGGATGCCCAACATCAAACCAATTAATTCTAAGAATCCAACCCAACGAAGGAGCTGAATTTAGTTTTGAGGTGAAGTCACCAGGATCTGGCATGAGAAGTAGACCTGTGAATATGGAGTTTTCTTATGATGAATCCTTTGGCGAACCATCAGATGAGGGTTATGTAAGACTCCTTGCAGATGCAATGCTTGGAGATCCAACATTGTTTACTCGCAGCGACGAAGTAGAGGCTGCATGGCGTTTATACACTCCTTTACTAGAGAAGATTGAGGATTCACCCTGGGAATTACCTGTTTACCAATATGAATCAAGAACATGGGGGCCTACTGAATCAGACTTACTGATTGGCAAAGATCAGCTTCTGTGGAGAAGACCTTAA